A single Ptiloglossa arizonensis isolate GNS036 chromosome 2, iyPtiAriz1_principal, whole genome shotgun sequence DNA region contains:
- the Prosbeta3 gene encoding proteasome subunit beta type-3, with the protein MSILAYNGGAIIAMKGKNCVAIAADRRFGIQAQTITCDYQKIFEMGSHLYLSLPGLATDTQTVMERLRFRLNIYELKENRKIHPKTFAAMISNLLYEKRFGPYFVEPIVAGLDPVTYEPFICNMDLIGCISLPGDFVVGGTCSEQLYGMCESLYEPDLEPDDLFETISQALVNACDRDAISGWGAIVHIIEKDKVTTRTVKTRMD; encoded by the exons ATG AGTATTTTAGCATACAATGGCGGAGCTATTATAGCTATGAAAGGTAAGAACTGTGTGGCAATAGCTGCTGATCGCAGATTCGGTATACAGGCACAAACAATAACGTGTGATTATCAAAAAATCTTTGAAATGGGATCACACTTGTATCTTAGTCTTCCTGGTCTTGCTACTGATACACAAACAGTAATGGAAAGGTTACGATTTCGATTGAATATCTatgaattaaaagaaaatagaaagatTCATCCTAAGACTTTTGCAGCCATGATCTCAAATTTATTATACGAGAAGAGATTTGGTCCTTATTTTGTTGAACCCATCGTTGCTGGTTTGGATCCTGTTACTTATGAACCATTTATTTGTAACATGGATTTAATAGGATGCATAAGTCTGCCAGGTGACTTTGTAGTTGGCGGCACATGTAGCGAACAGCTTTATGGAATGTGTGAGTCACTCTATGAACCAGATTTAGAACCAGATGACCTGTTTGAGACAATTAGTCAGGCTTTAGTGAATGCATGTGATAGAGATGCAATATCTGGTTGGGGAGCTATTGTTCATATAAT AGAGAAAGACAAAGTGACAACAAGAACTGTCAAAACACGAATGGATTAA